One stretch of Isachenkonia alkalipeptolytica DNA includes these proteins:
- a CDS encoding YtxH domain-containing protein produces MKGSVKMYCRNIEKRFKKLTDSMNLQQSKEEARKKGLMKGLALGAFLGAVLGVLYAPDKGEVTRQKTKDEVMRLREDMGDYLEVGKERASELLEEKKDRAEEIWLSTKTNFTAETENDKEDISKEQEETEE; encoded by the coding sequence ATGAAAGGAAGTGTTAAGATGTATTGTAGAAATATTGAAAAGCGATTCAAAAAACTTACCGATTCCATGAACCTTCAACAATCCAAAGAGGAAGCTCGGAAAAAGGGTTTAATGAAAGGTTTGGCTTTAGGTGCTTTCCTAGGAGCTGTATTAGGAGTACTGTATGCTCCCGATAAAGGAGAAGTTACTCGTCAGAAGACTAAGGATGAAGTGATGCGGTTAAGAGAGGATATGGGAGATTATCTCGAAGTTGGTAAGGAAAGAGCTTCTGAGTTATTAGAAGAGAAGAAGGATCGTGCGGAAGAAATTTGGTTAAGTACAAAAACAAATTTCACTGCGGAAACAGAGAATGATAAAGAAGATATTTCCAAAGAGCAGGAAGAAACAGAAGAATAA